A genomic segment from Sciurus carolinensis chromosome 1, mSciCar1.2, whole genome shotgun sequence encodes:
- the Ube2q1 gene encoding ubiquitin-conjugating enzyme E2 Q1, which translates to MQQPQPQGQQQPGPGQQLGGQGAAPGAGGGPGGGPGPGPCLRRELKLLESIFHRGHERFRIASACLDELSCEFLLAGAGGAGAGAAPGPHLPPRGSVPGDPVRIHCNITESYPAVPPIWSVESDDPNLAAVLERLVDIKKGNTLLLQHLKRIISDLCKLYNLPQHPDVEMLDQPLPAEQCTQEEVSSEDEDEEMPEDTEDLDHYEMKEEEPAEGKKSEDDGIGKENLAILEKIKKNQRQDYLNGAVSGSVQATDRLMKELRDIYRSQSFKGGNYAVELVNDSLYDWNVKLLKVDQDSALHNDLQILKEKEGADFILLNFSFKDNFPFDPPFVRVVSPVLSGGYVLGGGAICMELLTKQGWSSAYSIESVIMQISATLVKGKARVQFGANKSQYSLTRAQQSYKSLVQIHEKNGWYTPPKEDG; encoded by the exons ATGCAGCAGCCGCAGccgcaggggcagcagcagccgGGGCCGGGGCAGCAGCTGGGGGGCCAGGGGGCGGCGCCGGGGGCCGGGGGCGGCCCAGGGGGGGGCCCGGGGCCGGGGCCCTGCCTGAGGCGGGAGCTGAAGCTGCTAGAGTCCATCTTCCACCGCGGCCACGAGCGCTTCCGCATTGCCAGCGCCTGCCTGGACGAGCTGAGCTGCGAGTTCCTGCTGGCTGGGGCCGGAGGGGCCGGGGCGGGGGCCGCGCCCGGACCGCATCTCCCCCCACGGGGGTCGGTGCCTGGGGATCCCGTCCGCATCCACTGCAACATCACG GAGTCTTACCCTGCTGTACCCCCTATCTGGTCGGTGGAATCTGATGACCCTAACTTGGCTGCTGTCTTGGAGAGGCTGGTGGACATAAAGAAAGGGAATACTCTG CTCTTGCAGCATCTGAAGAGGATCATCTCTGACCTGTGTAAACTCTACAACCTCCCTCAGCATCCTGATGTGGAGATGCTGGATCAGCCCTTGCCAGCAGAGCAG TGCACACAGGAAGAAGTATCTTCAGAAGATGAAGATGAGGAGATGCCTGAG GACACAGAAGACTTAGATCACTatgaaatgaaagaggaagagcCAGCTGAGGGCAAGAAATCTGAAGATGATGGCATTGGAAAAGAAAACTTGGCCATcctagagaaaattaaaaagaaccagaGGCAAGATTACTTAAAT GGTGCAGTGTCTGGCTCGGTGCAGGCCACTGACCGGCTGATGAAGGAGCTCAGGGATATATACCGATCACAGAGTTTCAAAGGCG GAAACTATGCAGTTGAACTCGTGAATGACAGTCTATATGATTGGAATGTCAAACTCCTCAA AGTTGACCAGGACAGCGCTTTGCACAATGATCTCCAAATCctcaaagagaaggaaggagctgATTTCATCCTACTTAACTTCTCCTTTAAG GATAACTTTCCCTTTGACCCACCGTTCGTCAGGGTTGTGTCTCCAGTCCTCTCTGGAGG GTATGTTCTGGGCGGAGGTGCCATCTGCATGGAACTTCTCACCAAGCAG GGCTGGAGCAGTGCCTACTCCATAGAGTCAGTGATCATGCAGATCAGTGCCACACTGGTGAAGGGGAAAGCACGAGTACAGTTTGGAGCCAACAAA TCTCAATACAGTCTGACGAGAGCACAGCAGTCCTACAAGTCCTTGGTGCAGATCCACGAAAAAAACG GCTGGTACACACCCCCAAAGGAAGATGGCTAA